The Nomascus leucogenys isolate Asia chromosome 4, Asia_NLE_v1, whole genome shotgun sequence genome includes the window CAGCCAGTGAGTGCAGCAGTGTACTTGAGCTTCCAGTTAAGCAGGTTCACATTTTTGTCATCTTCACTTTTGTGGCCTGGCAGAAAACCCTGCCCTGCCTATCCCACATGCCCAAATGTGTCATGTGGAGGCAGCCCCTCCCCCAGAGAGGACCAGTGCTATGACCTTGGCCCAAAGGAGCTGAGGTTGCTGACCAGTGGTTGCCAATAATGTCAAAGGGCCAAAAGGACTGTAGTTACtctgggtgacaaggcaagaccAGCTGTGGACACCTACAGGAGGAGATGGCTTTCCAAGTGCCAGTCTTCCAAGGACCCTTGCACAGGAGCGGGGAAGGGGGCAGAAGGgaattttcttacctttttatttattcccACTTGGATACTAAGATAGTTGAATTTTTCAATCTATTTGTCTTTGAGGGCAAGGATTTTTGAAGTTGACTAGGGCCAAAGTTCTCCTAAGTTCTTGCACTAGTGGCCTTTACATGTGTCTTCACTAGTGATGTTGAGTGTTTGCATCTCTGCTGTAGCAGATGTGTTGGCAGATGGCTATGTTTTAGTATTACCTTCTAATACATTGGAAAAGGTAGCATCCAAAAGGTGGTCATTTTCTTCCAACCATAATGTAAGGAGGAAAAGGAGCAGAGACCACGGTTGTTGCTTAGAGACATAAAACGTCTCCTTGCAAAAAACCTGAACTACTGATATGGTTCCTAGTGGAACATGTTTACTGGGCTTTGTCATAGCATAATCATAGTGGGCTCCAGGAAGGACAAGTATCTGGAGAGCACAAATGCAACAGCTAAAGTTGGGGGCTCTTGTGGGATTCCTCACCATAATCCTGAGTGAATCTCTCTGTAGCAACCCAGTTTCTCACAGAGGATCTTGTTCTCTGCGTTATTATTCACGTGGGGGATGGAGTGGAAGATGCAGCCTGATGGAGTCAAACTTAGACTGTGGTAGAGCTAGAAGCCAATGGTGTTTACCACTGTCAGACTCAGGATCTTAGTTCAAATGGTATATGTGGGCTTTTTCCACCATGAAACAGAAATACGCCTCTTGGGTGAAAGAGGTAAGTCAGAGACACAATTAAAAATggtcaggccaggtgcaatggctcacacctataattccagcactttgggaggccaaggcaggcggatcacttgagcccaggagttggagacgagCCTGGGCCGACTCTGAGGGAATGACCCCCTCTCCAACAGTGACCTTTCTTCTCTCTGGTCTCCTGAGAGCAAGGGAGGTCCACCCTGTCTGTTCAGAAGGTTTGGAAGAAAGGAAGCACTGATGTTGCTTTTCTGGGCCTGTTTTGCAGAAGCGGAAAATGGAAGAGAGTGACGAAGAAGCTGTGCAAGCCAAAGTCCTGCGGCCCCTGCGGAGCTGCGATGAGCCTCTCACGCCCCCGCCTCATTCACCCACTTCCATGCTGCAGCTCATCCATGACCCGGTTTCCCCCCGGGGTATGGTGACTCGGTCATCCCCTGGGGCTGGCCCCAGCGACCACCACAGTGCCAGCCGCGATGAGCGCTTCAAACGGCGGCAGTTGCTGCGGCTGCAGGCCACAGAGCGCACCATGGTACGGGAAAAGGAGAACAATCCCAGCGGCAAAAAGGAGCTGTCTGAAGTTGAGAAAGCCAAGATCCGGGGATCGTACCTCACTGTCACGCTACAGAGGCCCACCAAAGAGCTCCACGGGACATCCATTGTGCCCAAGCTGCAGGCCATCACGGCCTCCTCTGCCAACCTTCGCCATTCCCCCCGTGTGCTAGTGCAGCACTGCCCAGCCCGAACCCCCCAGCGTGGGgatgaggaggggctggggggagaggaggaggaagaggaggaggaggaggaggaagatgacaGTGCAGAGGAGGGGGGTGCAGCCAGGCTGAATGGCCGGGGCAGTTGGGCTCAGGATGGAGACGAAAGCTGGATGCAGCGGGAGGTCTGGATGTCTGTCTTCCGCTACCTCAGCCGCAGAGAACTTTGTGAATGTATGCGAGTGTGCAAGACGTGGTATAAATGGTGAGCAGGGATTCAGGGGGTCAGGAATTAGGGGTATGGGAGTAGGTGGCAGGCTTTCCATATGAGAACAGCATGCACCTTGGCATCTGAAAGCCTGTGGGGTCTTATGAGGAGTGAATTGACCCTTTTTCCCAAACTTTGGGTCCTGTTTAAAGATGTAGCCTGTAGTACCCGCAGATGTCATTAGGGAACTGGCCATTTGCCTCCTGGCCCTGCTCTATACTTTCCCATGTGTCTTTGTTATGGGGAGAGAGACTGATTTGGGGGATAGATTTGTAGTCTGTGCTAAAACTTGAGAGTCTTGCTGGCTGAAAATTGCCTCCTCAAGTCAGCTGAACTCATCACGTGTTCGTTGAGAGCCTATGATGTTCTAGTCACTCTTCTGGTGCTGATAACACAGATAACCTCACTTAAGCCCCTGACTCAATTACCTCTCCATTCAGTGAGAAGTGGGCATGGTTTTCAAGATGAATTTGAAGGTGcttacatttttcttcagttttaatgCTCATCCCCCCAAACCTGGATCAGAATTCCCTTTTCCAGCAAGCAGAGTCCAGTTTTGAAGCTTCCTTAATGAGAGCTACCATTTCTTCTTCTTAAGTTGGACAGACACTTGGGGGAAAAAATTCCTAGTGATGATGAACAAGGAGCTTCCCATTGGGCACTGTTGCTTTTTCCTTAAACTCTGGTATATATTTAGTCTAGGTATATCCTTTTTATCTGGGTCACCACACATCCTATTACAGTAGTGTGGTGTCCTGACCAATGGCATTCACTCAGGAACTTTTTAGAAATGTCAACTGTCAGGACCCTCATAGGCCTCTTAAATCAGAACCTCTTGGGATGGGCTCAGCAGTCTGCTTTAACAGGCGCTCCTCCAGGGGACTCTGATGCATGCTTGAGTTTAGAGCAGCAAAATCTGCTGTATTGTCAGCAGCTTGCTTCTGCCATAGAAGCTTCATGTGCCACTGGTAAAATTGTTTCAGTCTCTAAATAGACCCTATTCTTTGCAAACATGAGTTTATTTCCCAAATCTGAATTAATGTATAGTGTAtctaaattctcctttttttttttttttttttttttttgtattttttagtagagacggggtttcaccgtggtctcgatctcctgacctcgtgatccgcccgcctcggcctcccaaagtgctgggattacaagcgtgagccaccgcgcccggcctaaattctCCTTAATATTTCTCTGTCTAGGGATAGTAGGACTGCTTGGCTCTACCTCTTGGTTTTCAGGGCAAGGCACATCAGATTCCCATTATGTGCTGTCTCTCTTCCCCTGCCAACCAGGCTGAGGGGCAGGggctataaaatattaaatggaagcCAGCATGTTGTGGTTTGTGGCCTGTAGATTTGTAGACTGCAGTGGAAAGCCAGGCCTATCCCTTTCAGTTCTGATCTGGCCTGGCTAGAAAATGTCAGGATAGCACTGAGGCAGAACTTGAGGGTGGGAGAGGACTCTGTAAGCCTGATAAAGAGCCTCTTTTGACCTGATACAGTAATGGGCTAAAGGCAGGGTGAATTGTGGATGTGCTGAGTAGCACCCCGCATTTCAGGCAGCTGCAAGTGACTGACAAGGGAGGGAATGGAGCAGGCTTTCTTAGCTTTAGACAGTAAGAAGTCTAGAAACTTTAAGAGGCTCCCTTATATACACTTCAGCAGGAACCATGCCATTTTAATGCAGATGAAGGAGTTATAGACTTGCTTGCTGTGGGTCCCTAACAACTGTTGTGTTCTCAAACACTCCAGAATAAATCAGGGTAAAGTGGTCAAGTTATATACTATCAACATACAAGTTTGCAAAGCGTATAGTTGTTGTAGAGTTCAAGGCAATTTTTTGCCTATTCTGTGAGGCAAAAAATGATACGGTGTGATCCCTGTACATTTGTAGAAGAACGGGCCTCCAGGTGCTCTGCTTTTCCCAGAAGCCATAAACAGCCTGTGATGAGAGCTCCACTGATCAAGTTCATGAAGGCGAGTTCTCTTCCCTTCTATCACAGGTGCTGCGACAAGAGACTTTGGACAAAAATTGACTTGAGTAGGTGTAAGGCCATTGTGCCCCAGGCCCTCAGTGGCATCATCAAGAGGCAGCCAGTCAGCCTTGACCTCAGCTGGACCAACATCTCTAAAAAGCAACTGACATGGCTCGTCAATAGGCTGCCAGGTAAGTGAGCAGCCCTGCCGCTGTCTTTCCAGGGGCCCAGAAGAAGCGGGCAAGAAAAGTTGCATTATTGGCAGTGCTTCTTAGCATCACTTGTGGGCAGTGTAGGGCAGCAGTCCCATGCCATTGTTGCTTAGCAAGAGGTTTACCCAGGGCCATCTTAAGTGCCAGTCTCCCAGGCAGCACTCTGGACTGGCAGGCCAATCACTGCAGTGGACAGCAAAGAGAACGGAATCAATGTTGCTGCCAGCCCTGCAGTTCTCCTCAGCATAACCACTAAAGAGGAAATTTGAGTCAGATGTTACTTTGGTCAGCTCCTTATAAGCCCTTGTTCTCTTCAGCATTTTGAGCACATGGAAAGACAGGAAGTCACTCCTTGTATTGCTCTGGTGGGAACTAATCAATCAATTTACCACTAAAGCTAGAAGATGTAGTATAGGATACCATGGAAATCTTTGAGCTGGATGACTAAAAGATTAGGCATAGTTCTTCTCTCCTGTTAGACTGGAAGTTTGTTCACCTTGCTCAGATCGTTACGGCTCTGAGTATGCTGGGAAACAGTGTATTATTACGTGTCTCATTCCATCCATTGCAGGATTGAAAGACCTCCTCCTAGCAGGCTGCTCCTGGTCTGCAGTCTCTGCCCTCAGCACCTCCAGCTGCCCCCTTCTCAGGACCCTTGATCTTCGGTGGGCAGTAGGAATCAAGGACCCTCAAATTCGGGACTTGCTTACTCCACCAGCTGATAAACCAGGTATGCTCTGGGCCTGACTTCTCTGTGCTTGTCTTGCGGTAGCTTTGTCTTCCAAACAGACCTCATCCTCAGAAGCTAAGGTAGtctcagaaatgatgctgtggAAGAACAGAAGagcacaaaatgaaaacagaatgatGGACTATGTACAAGAATAGGGTAACTATAAGCAGATAACTACCTACAAACAATGGAGTAAGTCCATTTTGTGAGTTGGTGGAGCTTGGGGCCCAGAGAGTGTAAGCCTGAAAAAGTCTGAGAAGGCTTTATGGTTGAGGTGGAGTCAAAAGCTATTTGCATGATGGTCTAGAAAAGTGTGGTGGTATTGGAAGGGGAGGAGCATTCTGCACATAGCCTTTTGCTGTGTGCATGAGGCATAATCTAGCAgcttgagaagaaagaaaacttgtcTGGTTTCTTAGAAACTGCCTACACACAGTGCTCACACCCTGaaggcagggctgggtgtgggCAGTTCTACTTAACCCCTTCAAGGGGGCCTGGCCAGCAAGTAGCTGTTGCTGCCTGGAGCCTTGAAACTGGATTAGAGAATTGAGAGTTTTGCTCTAGGCTCTTCTCTTGCCTGTACAGGTCAGGACAATCGCAGCAAGCTCCGGAACATGACCGACTTCCGGCTGGCAGGCCTTGACATCACAGATGCCACGCTTCGCCTCATCATTCGCCACATGCCTCTCCTGTCTCGACTCGACCTCAGTCACTGCAGCCACCTTACAGATCAGTCCTCCAATCTACTCACTGCTGTCGGGTCTTCCACTCGCTACTCTCTCACAGAGCTCAATATGGCAGGTATGCCGCTACAGTTGTTCATAATCAGCGTTGCCCCCTGCCTGCAGCCTTCCCTGGAACTTGATCAGTAAACCAGAATGACCTTGGGTCTGTTGATTGACCCACATTAGCTCGTTTCTTCACATCTGGACAAGGACATGGATTTCTATCCCTTTTTTAACTGATGGGGGACTGAGGCCTGGAGTAGTTAAGTCGGTTGCCTGTGTACGCAGCCAACATCCAGCTGGAGTTTGGTCAGCCTTGCAGCCCTTGTGCTTGTTGTCATGTGATGATGGGAGTGAGGCAGCAGGATCCCTTTAGAGGTGCTGCTGATGGCACTTCTGGTCTCTGAGCCAGGTAGTTGTGGGACAAAGAGGGCTTTTGTTTAGCATTTTGAAGGAAAGACGGCTACAGGAATTGAATGGCAGAGGAAGGTTGTGTGTATGTGAGCACTGTCATGTCCACTTTCCCGACAGGTTGCAATAAATTGACAGACCAGACCCTGATCTACCTACGGCGCATTGCCAACGTCACCTTGATCGACCTTCGAGGATGCAAGCAGATCACTCGAAAAGCCTGCGAGCACTTCATCTCAGACTTGTCCATCAACAGCCTCTACTGCCTGTCTGACGAGAAGCTGATACAGAAGATCAGCTAAGACACACCCAGCCCAGACTCAACAGGAAACCCATCTTCCCCTGACTCCCCACCGAGGAGAGCCTCTCCTCAACCCTGCACGGGCTCTGAGGCCAGCGTCACACTCCCTCTCTGCTCTCCTGTCCCTTGAGCCCTTCCTGTACAGGTGGGGCAGAGAGGGTGGTGGACACCAGGCTTACctgcctgctcctctccctcctaaGGAAAAGGGAGTAGCAGATTGATCTGAGGGGAAAGCACAGGCTGTGCTGTCGAGGCGCCTGCTCGCTTACTCGCCTGCCAGGAGGCCGGGCTCTCAGTTTGGAGTGTTTGTGCAAACTTCATCTGCACTGGGCCCTGTGCCCCTCCTCCCCATCCATGGTCCCCAGCAGTGCCTGGTTCTGAGCAAACTCCCAGGGAAGAAAGCAGCCCTGTCTCCATGGCCAGGTTCTTGTGGTGTCCAGTGCGCGTCTCTCCTCCATCACACTCTCCCGGCTTGCGCAGGAGGGGCCAGCAGCCCCAGGAGTCCCAGACCCGTGCCGATCACACTGGTGCTGTTGAGATGTCCCAAACCTCACGTCCTTAACTGtgctctccctcctttcctctcccttgaGCTTGGTTCTGCCCAGCACTCGTGCTTGTTCACATAATTAGGTTTCCCACCCCAGCCTACCCGACTTACTTGCTAGTCTCTATGAGGTCCTTATTGCACTTATTGGGGTTGAAGCTCTTCAGAGGAGCTGGAACTGTCTACCCCAGGGACACACCCATTTCGTTGCTACCCAAGTGGATTCTGAGACAGGCACCATCTCCTTGTTCCCCCTCTCTCTTTTGCCTCCCACTGACTGCCCTTTTCCATGTGTCTTCATTCTGCCTGAAGAAGGCTTTCCCAGGATGCACGTCCTCAGAGGGAGCAGCCTATCTCCCCCAAGCTGGAGGCGGCAGAGGACTGGGCCAAGCCCCAACCTGCCTCCCAGCCAGGCTCCTCCAGGCCTCTGGTTTAGCGGAGTTCCCCGAGCCCAGGCCTGTGTCTAGCCCCAGTGGCTCACTGACCTTTCAGGGCAGTCAGGGGGTCCTGCTTAGAAGCCAGTCACCTGCCCTCTGCCTGCAGCCATGGAAGGGGGTGTgcatgtgcctctgtgtgtgtggctGAGTGTATTCCgcgtgtgtgtgtggagggagggagggaggggagcatgGTGTCTCCCGCTCCACCACCCTTTGTCGAGCCCCATCAGCTGCCCCCTTTTACTTTGCATTGAACGGCCTGTCCAAAGATCCTCTCTCTAGGGCAGCAGAGAGCtttttgcactttaaaaaaaaaagaaagaaagaaaggtcggCATTTCTTTTGGGTCAGTATTTTTAAGTGTGTGAGGAGATGCTCAGTAGCAGCAGCCTATGGCAAGAGCTTATAAATGATTGATGCAAATTTGCACTCTGCTCCCCCTCTGTAAGGATACTGATAGCACAACCtcttcttctccccacccctgccccaccttcTGGTCCTCCATCCTTGTCCCTTTCTGGCCCTCTTCCTGTAGCCCAGTCTCAGGCTTTCCTCTTCCTGAAGCCCTACAGAGGTAGGGAATGGAGCCCAGGCACCAGGGGTCtgaagtgtgagccactgagaaGAGAGACGCCAACTGCACCCTTGCCACTTCCAAAGCAATAGAGGCAGAGTGGTCCCCTCTTTGCCACCTAGGCCAGTTTTGACCCTGGCATTAACTGGCCTTAGAAGAAACTGGATCCTGGTAGGGGGTGgcattttgtctgtttcttccaaTCTGCTGAATATTTTGGCTGCACCTTACAAACAGCAGTCTGCTCCCATGACCCTCTGCCCACTTCCATTGGTCTCCAGACCCCAATAATCTGGGGTTGAAACTTTGAGGAAATGCCAGTGACTTATTCCAGAGTGCCTCAGTTAGGGGAACTTCTCTGTAAAGAACCCTGGGTATTGAGCAAAAACCTTATTATTGTTAATGACCTGTAATTGGAAGCTTCCTGcctttttctttggttgctcctgtggaaaatactgaaaagattactttgttttattttgttgtctttttataAAAGGGAAGGTGGAGAGACCCCTTCAGAGCAGGGATTGTGCCGGGAGAGTGCCTCTGACTTTGGGACATTTCATCCACAGAAATTTCCAAGCCAATGGTTtcttttgggttttggtttttatgtttgtttttttggggtttgGAAAAACATGCATTTTTACCGTGCACGTAAATTGGTCAGCAGAAAAGGGAGCCCAGAAGAGGCAGCAGATGGACCATGCCCTTGctgggttttccttttctttgggacTGTGAGGGGAAATGGTTTTTAGAGGTGAGGGTTGGTCCATGTGGAGGAAAGAAGTGTCTCTGTTGGGGGACAGAGGAACCTGGGGAGTCCATCGCATGTCCTACAATCTGCTCTTAGACACGGCCTTGCCAGGAGAGCCTGCCCTCAGACTGCAGGACCAGAACCCCTGCCTCCATCTTTCCAAGCACCGGGGCGAAAAAccacaaaggaaaggaagaaaatttatatatatataatataaaatcacttggtgattaaaaaaataactgcTCCATAAATAAAACTCCTAAAGTCACTTATGTTTAAAGGGTttggttgtgttttttgtttttcggagaaatattgtaaatatatatttttttgttgctgATTTAGAGTCAATCTCCAATGTTGTGctaaaaagtttaaattaaatgtaaGCATTAAGGGGATAAGTCTTATGCTATCTCAGTTGACACATTGAGGTTATTTtgggccagagaaggaggaagctagttggactttgttttgttttccaaaagttCTCCACTATTGGTTTTAGAGAGAGCAAGGACATCTTTCCTCTGACACGTGGGAATGGGTGATATTTgtgtaataaaatttttaaaagacaaaaaaagaaatagcctccaatgggaaatattttaatttaggttttgtttttgtttgggggttttttgtttttgttttttttaaaaaaataaaaaggctttaaaaacaaaaactaaacctTTTCTGCTTCGGTGTGTGCGTGTGAGCAAGTAAGTCAGAAGGCTAAGGCCAAGGAGCCCTTGCTTGAActctcagcagcagcagcagcagaactAGGGGGCATGTTTACTGCTTGGATTTCCttagcttattttttaaacaccAAAAAGCAGCACTTGCTTCTAGAAACACAACGtttacttcatctttttttttttttttttgagatggagtctcgctctgtctgcccaggctggagtgcaagggcacaatctcggctcactgcagtttccacctcccgggttcaagcgattcttctgcctcagcctccggagtagttaggattacaggcactcaccatcatgTCTAgcccatttgtgtgtgtgtgtgtgtgtgtgtgtgtgtgtgtgtgtgtgtgtgtatgtgtgtgtgtgtgtgtgtgtgtttgtagagacagggtttcaccatgttggccaggctggtcttgaactcctgacctcaggtaatccgctcgcctcctcctcccagagtgctgggattataggcatgagccacctcgcccagccccaAGGTGGGCTACTACTACTTCCCTCCCCTGCATAAAACCCTTCATTGTGTTCATCTCAGGATAAAGTCTGAACGTGGCATGTAATGTGGCCCATGAGGCTGCCAGGCCCTCAGGCTTCATTGCCCACCATTTGtccctcttcctctccactcATAGCCAACTTTTCAATTAACACCATCTCTGGGTCTTTCTATGCCCTGTTCACTCCACCTGGTACACCTAACTTGGTTTACCTATTACTTTCTCTGGGAAACCATCTCCTCCTTTACTCTAGACTgggtcaggccaggcacagtgactcacgcctataatcctagcactttgggaggccaaggtgggaggggcacttgaggccaggagttcaagaccagcctggccaacatgtcaaaaccctgtctctacaaaaacacacagccaggcccggtggctcacacctgtaatcccagcactttgggaggccaaggcaggtggatcgtctgagatctggagttccagaccagcctgaccaacatggtgaaagcccatctctactaataatacaaaaattagctgggcatggtggcgtgcgcctgtaatcccagctacttgggaggctgaggcaggagtattgcttcaatctgggaggcagaggttgcagtgagccaagatcgcaccactgcactccagcctgggtgatagagcaacactccgtctcaaaaaaaaaaaaaaaaaaaaaacacacattcgCCAGacaaggtggcatgtgcctgtactcccacctactcaggaggttgaggcaggagactcacctCAGCctgtagtgaaccatgatcatgccactgcactccagcctgggcgacacagttgagactctgtctcaaaaaaagaccaGTCTGTTCACCATCTTTCCAGGCCACAACTCTCAGAGCTCAGGTCCAGAAGGAAAtctcagtgttttttttgtttgtttgtttgttttttgagacggagtcttgctctgtcgcccaggctggagtgcagtggcgcaatctcggctcactgcaagctccacctcccgagttcacgccattctcctgcctcagcctctccgagtagctgggactacaggcgcccgccaccacgcccggctaatttttttatttttagtagagacggggtttcacagtggtctcgatctcctgacctcgtgatccgcccgcctcggcctcccaaagtgctgggattacaagcgtgagccaccgcgcccggcctgaaatctCAGTGTTGACACCCATGTATGTGCAGGAAACTGACGGCAGGCCCCAGAGGTCAGGGACACCTGACTTTCCCCAGTCAATGCTGTcatccagcctctgcctcccactccaCATCCACCCCAATCCAACGGGCAGGGAGTTCTACCTCCCCAGAGCGTGCCATAGGATAGC containing:
- the KDM2A gene encoding lysine-specific demethylase 2A isoform X5 produces the protein MCSGRFQNIQVNPDFTRGRISNSFRRTSNTENKTKTLGKLHQEPRQLHSDGKRKILLEELANSDPKLALTGVPIVQWPKRDKLKFPTRPKVRVPTIPITKPHTMKPAPRLTPVRPAAASPIVSGARRRRVRCRKCKACVQGECGVCHYCRDMKKFGGPGRMKQSCVLRQCLAPRLPHSVTCSLCGEVDQNEETQDFEKKLMECCICNEIVHPGCLQMDGEGLLNEELPNCWECPKCYQEDSSEKAQKRKMEESDEEAVQAKVLRPLRSCDEPLTPPPHSPTSMLQLIHDPVSPRGMVTRSSPGAGPSDHHSASRDERFKRRQLLRLQATERTMVREKENNPSGKKELSEVEKAKIRGSYLTVTLQRPTKELHGTSIVPKLQAITASSANLRHSPRVLVQHCPARTPQRGDEEGLGGEEEEEEEEEEEDDSAEEGGAARLNGRGSWAQDGDESWMQREVWMSVFRYLSRRELCECMRVCKTWYKWCCDKRLWTKIDLSRCKAIVPQALSGIIKRQPVSLDLSWTNISKKQLTWLVNRLPGLKDLLLAGCSWSAVSALSTSSCPLLRTLDLRWAVGIKDPQIRDLLTPPADKPGQDNRSKLRNMTDFRLAGLDITDATLRLIIRHMPLLSRLDLSHCSHLTDQSSNLLTAVGSSTRYSLTELNMAGCNKLTDQTLIYLRRIANVTLIDLRGCKQITRKACEHFISDLSINSLYCLSDEKLIQKIS